From Streptomyces zhihengii, the proteins below share one genomic window:
- a CDS encoding copper chaperone PCu(A)C: MRGRTPVLLAAALASSLALAGCSSAGEPELRVDGAFMPQPVSDMAAGFLTVVNDGGQADRLTSVTSDISDDVTIHETKDQKMREVASFDIPADGSLDLERGGNHIMFMSLKQRPREGDKVSLELHFEKSDPITVDVPVKETTYNPQH, encoded by the coding sequence ATCCGCGGGCGGACCCCCGTCCTGCTGGCGGCGGCCCTGGCGTCCTCGCTCGCACTCGCCGGCTGCTCGTCGGCGGGGGAGCCCGAGCTGCGGGTCGACGGCGCGTTCATGCCGCAGCCGGTGAGCGACATGGCCGCCGGCTTCCTGACCGTCGTCAACGACGGCGGTCAGGCGGACCGGCTCACCTCGGTCACCAGCGACATCTCGGACGACGTCACGATCCACGAGACCAAGGACCAGAAGATGCGCGAGGTGGCGTCGTTCGACATCCCCGCGGACGGCAGCCTCGATCTCGAACGCGGCGGCAACCACATCATGTTCATGTCGCTGAAGCAGCGTCCCCGGGAGGGCGACAAGGTCTCCCTGGAGCTGCACTTCGAGAAGTCGGATCCGATCACCGTGGACGTCCCCGTCAAGGAGACGACCTACAACCCGCAGCACTGA
- a CDS encoding NADPH-dependent F420 reductase: protein MTRIAIIGTGHVGRALAGGFAKAGHEVLFGSRDPDARTGLGHRVVTVAEAAAQGEVVVNATPGTDSAALLAPLARPLAGKVLLDVAVGLTADLELAHPNSSVSEEIQRALPDTRVVKTLSTVDSTTMVAPGELSGPGTVFVSGDDDAAKRAVEALLHDLGWPADAVTDLGGLRTARGQEHFALLFMGIAEAIGTYTFTIRVVR, encoded by the coding sequence ATGACGAGAATCGCGATCATCGGGACCGGACATGTGGGAAGGGCCCTCGCCGGGGGCTTCGCGAAGGCCGGTCACGAGGTGCTGTTCGGCTCCCGCGACCCGGACGCGAGGACGGGCCTCGGCCACCGGGTGGTGACGGTCGCCGAGGCGGCCGCGCAGGGGGAGGTCGTCGTCAACGCCACGCCGGGCACCGACTCCGCGGCACTGCTCGCGCCGCTGGCCCGGCCGCTGGCGGGCAAGGTGCTGCTGGACGTCGCGGTGGGCCTGACCGCCGACTTGGAGCTCGCCCACCCCAACTCCAGTGTGTCGGAGGAGATCCAGCGGGCGCTCCCGGACACCCGGGTGGTCAAGACCCTGTCCACCGTGGACTCGACGACGATGGTCGCGCCCGGCGAACTCTCCGGCCCCGGCACGGTGTTCGTCTCCGGGGACGACGACGCGGCCAAGCGGGCCGTCGAGGCGCTGCTGCACGACCTCGGCTGGCCCGCGGACGCCGTCACGGACCTGGGCGGTCTGCGCACCGCCCGTGGGCAGGAGCACTTCGCGCTGCTGTTCATGGGGATCGCCGAGGCGATCGGGACGTACACCTTCACCATCCGCGTGGTGCGCTGA
- the serS gene encoding serine--tRNA ligase, which translates to MIDLRLLREDPDRVRASQRARGEDVDLVDALLLSDERRRSSGLRFDELRSEQKSLGKLIPRATPEERAELLKQAEQLKTDVKSAEAAQNEADDEARQLLLKLGNLVHSDVPVGGEEDFVVLETHGTIRDFGAEGFEPRDHLELGEALGAIDVERGAKVSGSRFYYLTGVGALLELALVNAAIAQATEAGFVPMLTPALVRPRAMEGTGFLGQAAENVYHLERDDYYLVGTSEVPLAAYHMDEIIEADKLPLRYAGFSPCFRREAGTYGKDTRGIFRVHQFDKVEMFSYVAPEEAEAEHQRLLEWEKQWLTGLELPFQVIDVASGDLGASASRKYDCEAWIPTQGKYRELTSASNCDSFQARRLSVRMRDGKKVQPLATLNGTLCAVPRTIVAILENHQLADGSVRVPEVLRPYLGGREVLEPIAK; encoded by the coding sequence GTGATTGACCTTCGCCTGCTCCGTGAGGACCCCGACCGAGTCCGCGCATCCCAGCGCGCCCGTGGAGAGGATGTCGACCTCGTCGACGCCCTGCTCCTGTCCGACGAGCGGCGGCGGTCGTCGGGCCTCCGCTTCGACGAGCTGCGCTCCGAGCAGAAGTCGCTCGGCAAGCTCATCCCCAGGGCCACCCCCGAGGAGCGTGCCGAGCTCCTGAAGCAGGCCGAGCAGCTCAAGACCGACGTCAAGTCCGCCGAGGCCGCGCAGAACGAGGCCGACGACGAGGCCCGTCAGCTCCTGCTGAAGCTGGGCAACCTCGTCCACAGCGACGTTCCGGTCGGCGGCGAGGAGGACTTCGTCGTCCTGGAGACCCACGGCACCATCCGCGACTTCGGTGCCGAGGGCTTCGAGCCCAGGGACCACCTGGAGCTCGGCGAGGCCCTGGGCGCCATCGACGTCGAGCGCGGGGCCAAGGTCTCCGGCTCGCGCTTCTACTACCTGACCGGTGTCGGCGCGCTGCTGGAGCTCGCCCTGGTCAACGCGGCCATCGCCCAGGCCACCGAGGCCGGCTTCGTGCCGATGCTGACCCCGGCGCTGGTGCGCCCGCGGGCCATGGAGGGCACCGGCTTCCTCGGCCAGGCCGCGGAGAACGTCTACCACCTGGAGCGCGACGACTACTACCTGGTCGGCACCTCCGAGGTCCCGCTCGCCGCGTACCACATGGACGAGATCATCGAGGCGGACAAGCTGCCGCTGCGCTACGCCGGGTTCTCGCCCTGCTTCCGCCGTGAGGCCGGTACGTACGGCAAGGACACCCGGGGCATCTTCCGGGTCCACCAGTTCGACAAGGTGGAGATGTTCTCCTACGTGGCCCCGGAGGAGGCCGAGGCGGAGCACCAGCGCCTCCTGGAGTGGGAGAAGCAGTGGCTCACCGGCCTGGAGCTGCCGTTCCAGGTGATCGACGTGGCCTCCGGCGACCTCGGCGCCTCGGCGTCGCGCAAGTACGACTGCGAGGCGTGGATCCCGACCCAGGGCAAGTACCGCGAGCTGACCTCCGCCTCGAACTGCGACTCCTTCCAGGCCCGCCGGCTCTCGGTGCGCATGCGCGACGGCAAGAAGGTCCAGCCGCTGGCCACGCTGAACGGCACCCTGTGCGCCGTGCCGCGCACGATCGTGGCGATCCTGGAGAACCACCAGCTCGCCGACGGTTCGGTCCGCGTCCCCGAGGTGCTCCGCCCCTACCTGGGCGGCCGCGAGGTGCTGGAGCCGATCGCCAAGTGA
- a CDS encoding copper resistance CopC/CopD family protein translates to MTTATAPRLGASPVRPLSALVVLLGTLIGLLAAAGPASAHAALIASNPKDGAVVATAPAEVTLTFSEQIAMGDDSIRVLEPSGKRADTARIRDLGTGGTVMYGVTLHGGLPDGTYTVAWQAVSADSHPVSGAFTFSIGAPSASTVALPDQQAGGGAVGVLYGIARYAAYAGFVLLAGGAAFVLLCWRRGAAVRPVQRLVVTGWVTLTAATLAMLLLRGPYTASGSLADVADLGALGDVLETKTGAALVSRLLLLGAAALFVAVLFGAYARRDDGTQEKRDLAFGLGLGGTVVAAGIAATWALSEHASTGIQPGVAMPVDVLHLLAVALWLGGLVTLLTALHRVPDVERAAVLRFSRVAFASVVVLTATGIYQSWRQVGSWSALTGTRYGQLLLVKIGLVVVMVAVAWLSRRWTLRLTEVTASAAAPAERTREAGEAGDADEVETAVEAEAAAEAPETEGGASADPERAAQLARQRAAVATAERRRVRDADGERTGLRRSVLVEAGVAVVLLAVTTVLTSTEPGRTEEEARGAGERAAATAPAAGPTEISLPFDTGGENGQGTLRLSLDPAQPGGNEMHVWAETPGGDPLDAPELKVSFTLTAKQIGPLPITPDRVAPGHWSASAVQIPMPGEWQVKVTVRTSDFDQTTVDETIQIG, encoded by the coding sequence ATGACGACCGCCACCGCCCCGCGCCTCGGTGCGTCCCCCGTACGGCCGCTGTCGGCCCTGGTCGTGCTGCTCGGCACGCTCATCGGGCTGCTGGCCGCCGCGGGCCCGGCGTCGGCGCACGCCGCGCTCATCGCGAGCAATCCGAAGGACGGGGCGGTGGTGGCCACCGCCCCGGCGGAGGTCACGCTCACCTTCTCCGAGCAGATCGCCATGGGCGACGACTCCATCCGCGTCCTCGAACCGAGCGGCAAGCGCGCCGACACCGCGCGGATACGCGACCTCGGCACCGGGGGCACCGTGATGTACGGCGTCACCCTGCACGGCGGGCTGCCGGACGGCACCTACACCGTGGCCTGGCAGGCCGTGTCCGCGGACAGCCACCCGGTGTCGGGCGCCTTCACCTTCTCGATCGGCGCGCCGTCCGCGTCGACCGTCGCGCTGCCCGACCAGCAGGCCGGCGGCGGCGCCGTCGGAGTGCTCTACGGCATCGCGCGGTACGCCGCGTACGCGGGCTTCGTCCTGCTCGCCGGCGGCGCCGCGTTCGTGCTGCTGTGCTGGCGGCGGGGGGCCGCGGTCCGGCCCGTGCAGCGCCTCGTGGTCACGGGCTGGGTCACGCTCACCGCGGCCACCCTGGCGATGCTGCTGCTGCGCGGGCCCTACACCGCCTCCGGCTCACTGGCCGACGTCGCCGACCTCGGGGCGCTCGGCGACGTGCTGGAGACCAAGACCGGCGCGGCACTCGTCTCCCGGCTGCTGCTGCTCGGTGCGGCGGCCCTGTTCGTCGCCGTGCTGTTCGGGGCGTACGCCCGCAGGGACGACGGCACGCAGGAGAAGCGGGACCTCGCCTTCGGGCTGGGCCTCGGCGGCACCGTGGTCGCGGCGGGCATCGCCGCCACCTGGGCGCTGTCCGAGCACGCCTCCACGGGCATCCAGCCCGGTGTCGCGATGCCGGTCGACGTGCTCCATCTGCTGGCCGTCGCCCTCTGGCTGGGCGGCCTGGTCACCCTGCTGACCGCCCTCCACCGGGTGCCGGACGTGGAGCGCGCGGCGGTGCTGCGGTTCTCACGGGTCGCCTTCGCGTCCGTGGTGGTGCTCACCGCGACCGGGATCTACCAGTCCTGGCGGCAGGTCGGCTCCTGGTCGGCGCTCACCGGCACCCGGTACGGGCAGCTGCTGCTGGTCAAGATCGGCCTGGTGGTGGTGATGGTGGCGGTGGCCTGGCTGTCCCGCCGCTGGACGCTGCGCCTGACCGAGGTGACCGCCTCCGCCGCCGCGCCGGCGGAGCGGACCCGCGAGGCCGGGGAGGCCGGCGACGCCGATGAGGTCGAAACGGCCGTCGAGGCGGAAGCGGCCGCGGAGGCCCCGGAGACGGAGGGCGGTGCGTCCGCCGACCCCGAGCGGGCGGCGCAGCTCGCCCGTCAGCGGGCCGCCGTGGCGACCGCCGAGCGCCGGCGGGTCAGGGACGCGGACGGCGAACGGACCGGTCTGCGGCGCTCGGTGCTCGTCGAGGCCGGTGTCGCGGTGGTCCTGCTCGCCGTGACGACCGTGCTCACCTCGACCGAGCCGGGACGCACCGAGGAGGAGGCGCGCGGGGCGGGCGAGCGGGCCGCGGCGACCGCGCCGGCCGCCGGGCCGACCGAGATCTCGCTGCCCTTCGACACCGGCGGCGAGAACGGCCAGGGCACCCTCCGCCTGAGCCTCGACCCTGCGCAGCCCGGCGGCAACGAGATGCACGTCTGGGCCGAGACGCCCGGCGGGGACCCGCTGGACGCCCCCGAGCTCAAGGTGTCCTTCACCCTGACCGCGAAGCAGATCGGACCGCTGCCCATCACCCCCGACCGCGTGGCCCCGGGACACTGGAGCGCGAGCGCGGTCCAGATCCCGATGCCGGGCGAGTGGCAGGTCAAGGTGACCGTGCGGACCTCCGACTTCGACCAGACGACCGTCGACGAGACCATCCAGATCGGCTGA
- a CDS encoding HAD family hydrolase, with the protein MSTAPFPYKLVATDLDGTLLRSDDTVSRRTRDALAAVTAAGAAHIVVTGRAVPWTRHILDDLGYDGLAVCGQGAQVYHAGEHRLLTSLTLDRQLAGLALSKLEAEVGPLALAASQDGLDGEVLIAPGYRAQGGPLPYVPMKDPAELWAAPLNKLYIQHPVLGDDELTRAARATVGGLVDVVMAGPGIVEILPLGLSKATGLSLAARRLGVRGADTIAFGDMPNDIPMFGWAAHGVAMANAHDELKAVAQEITASNDDDGIAVVLEQLLAA; encoded by the coding sequence GTGAGCACCGCCCCCTTCCCGTACAAGCTCGTCGCCACCGACCTGGACGGCACGCTGCTGCGGAGCGACGACACCGTCTCGCGGCGCACCCGGGACGCTCTCGCCGCGGTGACCGCGGCGGGGGCGGCGCACATCGTCGTCACCGGCCGTGCCGTGCCGTGGACGCGGCACATCCTGGACGACCTCGGCTACGACGGTCTCGCCGTGTGCGGCCAGGGCGCGCAGGTCTACCACGCCGGTGAGCACCGGCTGCTGACCTCCCTGACGCTGGACCGGCAGCTCGCCGGCCTCGCGCTGTCCAAGCTGGAGGCGGAGGTCGGCCCGCTGGCGCTCGCCGCGAGCCAGGACGGCCTCGACGGGGAGGTGCTGATCGCGCCGGGCTACCGGGCGCAGGGGGGCCCGCTGCCCTACGTGCCGATGAAGGACCCGGCCGAGCTGTGGGCGGCCCCGCTGAACAAGCTCTACATCCAGCACCCGGTGCTCGGCGACGACGAGCTGACCCGGGCGGCCAGGGCGACGGTCGGCGGCCTGGTGGACGTGGTGATGGCGGGTCCCGGGATAGTGGAGATCCTGCCGCTGGGGCTGAGCAAGGCGACCGGGCTCTCGCTGGCCGCCCGCCGGCTGGGCGTCCGCGGTGCGGACACCATCGCGTTCGGCGACATGCCCAACGACATCCCGATGTTCGGCTGGGCCGCGCACGGTGTGGCGATGGCCAACGCGCACGACGAACTCAAGGCCGTGGCCCAGGAGATCACCGCGTCCAACGACGACGACGGCATCGCGGTGGTGCTGGAGCAGCTCCTCGCGGCCTGA
- the efeB gene encoding iron uptake transporter deferrochelatase/peroxidase subunit — MSDNDISRRRLLGTAGAAGATGLVLGAAGGAAGYAAADAPPTPLTAVGSSAAVFHGTHQAGITDPQQSHGHLVAFDLRPGAGRREAAALLRRWSRLAARLMAGEPAGDGDTGVALDAGPSSLTVTFGFGRTFFDRTSLTAARPAQLDPLPAFSSDRLDARRSDGDLWVQIGADDALVAFHALRTLQKAAGDAARVRWQMNGFNRSPGATAKPMTARNLMGQIDGTGNPKPAEPDFAERVFVPSGTDHAWMAGGSYAVVRRIRMLLDDWEKLSLARQERVIGRRKSDGAPLTGGTETTEPDLEAAGADGRPVIAADAHARISAPEQNGGAAMLRRPFSFHDGIGADGTPDAGLLFVCWQADPLRGFVPVQRKLDRGDALSAFIRHEASGLFAVPGGPGKGEYVGQALLEG, encoded by the coding sequence GTGAGCGACAACGACATCTCCAGGCGCCGGCTGCTCGGCACCGCGGGCGCGGCCGGGGCCACCGGTCTCGTCCTCGGCGCGGCGGGCGGCGCCGCCGGGTACGCGGCGGCGGACGCTCCCCCGACGCCGCTGACGGCGGTCGGCTCCAGCGCCGCCGTCTTCCACGGCACCCACCAGGCGGGCATCACCGACCCGCAGCAGTCCCACGGGCATCTCGTCGCCTTCGACCTGCGTCCGGGCGCGGGCCGCCGGGAGGCGGCGGCGCTGCTGCGGCGCTGGTCCCGGCTCGCGGCGCGGCTGATGGCCGGGGAGCCCGCGGGGGACGGCGACACGGGTGTCGCCCTCGACGCGGGGCCCTCGTCGCTGACCGTCACCTTCGGCTTCGGCCGGACCTTCTTCGACCGCACGTCCCTGACCGCGGCCCGTCCCGCGCAGCTCGACCCGCTGCCCGCCTTCTCCTCCGACCGGCTGGACGCCAGGCGGTCGGACGGCGATCTGTGGGTGCAGATCGGCGCCGACGACGCGCTGGTCGCCTTCCACGCCCTGCGCACGCTGCAGAAGGCGGCGGGCGACGCCGCCCGGGTGCGCTGGCAGATGAACGGCTTCAACCGCTCCCCCGGTGCCACGGCGAAGCCGATGACGGCGCGCAACCTGATGGGCCAGATCGACGGCACGGGCAACCCCAAGCCGGCCGAACCCGACTTCGCGGAGCGGGTGTTCGTGCCCTCCGGCACCGACCACGCCTGGATGGCCGGGGGTTCGTACGCGGTCGTGCGGCGCATCCGGATGCTGCTCGACGACTGGGAGAAGCTCTCCCTCGCCCGTCAGGAGCGGGTGATCGGCCGGCGCAAGTCGGACGGGGCGCCGCTCACCGGCGGCACGGAGACGACGGAGCCCGACCTCGAAGCGGCCGGTGCGGACGGCAGGCCGGTGATCGCCGCCGACGCCCACGCCCGGATCTCCGCCCCCGAGCAGAACGGCGGTGCGGCGATGCTGCGCCGGCCGTTCTCCTTCCACGACGGGATCGGCGCGGACGGGACGCCCGACGCGGGGCTCCTCTTCGTCTGCTGGCAGGCCGATCCGCTGCGCGGCTTCGTGCCGGTGCAGCGCAAGCTCGACCGGGGCGACGCGCTGTCCGCGTTCATCCGGCACGAGGCGAGCGGACTGTTCGCGGTGCCCGGCGGGCCGGGGAAGGGCGAGTACGTGGGGCAGGCGCTGCTGGAGGGGTGA
- a CDS encoding SCO family protein, with protein MRKKTVLAAALVVAAGLSLSACSSGSGEDGSASSGFEVSAQPKTKAATVLDRPFAKPDLTLTDTEGKTFDLRERTKGRPTLIYFGYTHCPDVCPLTMSNLAIAKKQLPQADQDKLQVVFVTTDPERDTSAELAKWLPSAGDPSFIGLTGDFTAIQAGAKSIGIGIDPPKKEKDGSVVSMHGAQVVAFSPRTDEGYVLYGEDTTADDWAKDLPRLVAGEKP; from the coding sequence ATGCGCAAGAAGACCGTGCTCGCGGCCGCCCTCGTGGTGGCCGCCGGGCTCTCCCTCTCCGCCTGTTCCTCCGGCTCCGGCGAGGACGGCTCCGCCTCGTCCGGCTTCGAGGTCTCGGCCCAGCCGAAGACGAAGGCGGCGACCGTCCTCGACCGGCCCTTCGCCAAGCCGGACCTGACACTGACCGACACCGAGGGGAAGACGTTCGACCTCCGGGAGCGGACCAAGGGCAGGCCGACGCTCATCTACTTCGGCTACACCCACTGCCCCGACGTCTGCCCCCTGACGATGAGCAACCTCGCCATCGCGAAGAAGCAGCTCCCGCAGGCCGACCAGGACAAGCTCCAGGTCGTCTTCGTCACCACCGACCCGGAGCGCGACACCTCCGCCGAACTGGCGAAGTGGCTGCCGAGCGCCGGCGACCCGTCGTTCATCGGCCTCACCGGCGACTTCACGGCCATCCAGGCCGGCGCCAAGTCGATCGGCATCGGCATCGACCCGCCGAAGAAGGAGAAGGACGGCTCCGTGGTCTCCATGCACGGCGCCCAGGTCGTCGCCTTCTCGCCGAGGACCGACGAGGGCTACGTCCTGTACGGCGAGGACACCACCGCCGACGACTGGGCCAAGGACCTGCCCAGGCTGGTCGCGGGGGAGAAGCCGTGA
- a CDS encoding CynX/NimT family MFS transporter: protein MPRPDSGPQTLLLPPDAEADVRPSAEGRAARRALAARPGVLLVGVVLASVNMRAALASVSPLAGEIGGAFGLSSAAVSLVTSVPVLFLGAGALVAPWLGRRFGTERVLFAALLLLAAGISVRVLPSVAALYGGGVLVGTAIALLNVLMPGLIKRDFPDRAASMTSLYTGAMIAGATLAAAASVPLERAFGGSWQASLASWSLLAAVAALAWLPQVLIARGRTGHEVRLPAAPGPARSVWRSALAWQVTLFMGLQSLWSYVLIAWMPTILTDHGTDASTAGLVFAFNNLIQVASAFVVPLLAGRMRGQRPLVVVVTSLVAAGFAGLMADPAGGAWLWSAVLGIGQGGALALALTLIVLRTGTAATAARLSGMAQAVGYLLAAAGPLAAGTVHQATGGWTVPLALMLGVCAVAAGVGLLAARDRTV from the coding sequence TTGCCACGCCCGGACTCCGGACCGCAGACCCTCCTCCTGCCCCCCGACGCCGAGGCCGACGTCCGCCCCTCGGCCGAGGGCCGGGCGGCCCGGCGCGCCCTGGCGGCCCGCCCCGGGGTGCTGCTCGTCGGCGTCGTCCTCGCCTCGGTCAACATGCGCGCGGCACTGGCGAGCGTGTCTCCGCTGGCCGGTGAGATCGGCGGGGCCTTCGGGCTGTCGTCGGCCGCGGTCAGCCTGGTGACCTCGGTGCCCGTGCTCTTCCTCGGCGCGGGCGCCCTGGTGGCCCCCTGGCTCGGCCGCCGCTTCGGCACCGAACGGGTGCTGTTCGCCGCGCTGCTGCTCCTCGCGGCCGGCATCTCCGTGCGCGTACTGCCCTCGGTCGCCGCGCTCTACGGCGGCGGGGTGCTGGTCGGCACCGCCATCGCGCTGCTCAACGTGCTGATGCCGGGCCTGATCAAGCGCGACTTCCCGGACCGGGCCGCGTCGATGACCTCGCTCTACACGGGCGCGATGATCGCCGGGGCGACACTGGCCGCCGCCGCGTCCGTGCCGCTGGAGCGGGCGTTCGGCGGGAGCTGGCAGGCGTCGCTGGCGTCCTGGTCGCTGCTCGCCGCGGTCGCGGCGCTGGCCTGGCTGCCCCAGGTGCTGATCGCCCGGGGCCGCACGGGCCACGAGGTCCGCCTCCCCGCCGCCCCGGGGCCGGCGCGGAGCGTGTGGCGGTCGGCCCTGGCGTGGCAGGTCACCCTCTTCATGGGGCTCCAGTCGCTGTGGTCCTACGTGCTGATCGCCTGGATGCCCACGATCCTCACCGACCACGGGACGGACGCCTCCACCGCGGGCCTGGTCTTCGCCTTCAACAACCTCATCCAGGTCGCGAGCGCGTTCGTGGTGCCGCTGCTCGCCGGGCGGATGCGCGGCCAGCGGCCCCTGGTGGTGGTCGTGACCTCGCTGGTGGCGGCCGGGTTCGCCGGGCTGATGGCCGATCCGGCGGGCGGCGCGTGGCTGTGGTCGGCGGTCCTCGGCATCGGGCAGGGCGGCGCGCTCGCCCTCGCCCTGACGCTGATCGTGCTGCGCACCGGCACCGCGGCCACGGCCGCCCGGCTCTCCGGGATGGCGCAGGCCGTCGGGTATCTGCTCGCCGCCGCGGGGCCGCTGGCCGCCGGCACGGTCCACCAGGCGACCGGCGGCTGGACGGTGCCGCTGGCGCTGATGCTGGGGGTCTGCGCGGTGGCCGCGGGGGTGGGGCTGCTGGCCGCCCGCGACCGCACGGTCTGA
- the pheA gene encoding prephenate dehydratase, which produces MSATRFTYLGPEGTFTEAALRTLPEAATRELVPMVSVPAALDAVRAGEAAAALVPIENSVEGGVTATLDELAAGEPLMIYREVLLPIAFALLVRPGTTLAGIKTVTGHPVAQPQVRNWLRAHLPDALWESAASNADGARLVQEGRYDAAFAGEFAAATYGLEPLVTEIHDAENAETRFVLVGRPARPSAPTGADKTSVVIWMGEDHPGALLELLQEFAVRGVNLMLIQSRPTGAGIGNYCFAVDAEGHIADRRVGEALMGLKRICPKVRFLGSYPRAGVARQDVRPLRAGTSDAEFTAASDWLARCQDGRTDI; this is translated from the coding sequence ATGTCCGCCACGCGCTTCACGTATCTCGGCCCCGAGGGCACCTTCACCGAGGCCGCCCTGCGCACGCTCCCGGAGGCGGCGACCCGCGAGCTCGTCCCGATGGTCTCGGTGCCCGCGGCACTGGACGCGGTGCGGGCCGGCGAGGCCGCCGCGGCCCTGGTGCCGATCGAGAACTCGGTGGAGGGCGGCGTCACCGCCACGCTCGACGAACTGGCCGCGGGCGAACCGCTGATGATCTACCGCGAGGTGCTGCTGCCGATCGCGTTCGCACTGCTGGTGCGGCCGGGCACGACGCTCGCCGGCATCAAGACGGTGACGGGCCACCCGGTCGCCCAGCCCCAGGTGCGCAACTGGCTGCGGGCGCATCTGCCGGACGCGCTGTGGGAGTCGGCGGCCTCCAACGCGGACGGCGCCCGGCTGGTGCAGGAGGGCCGCTACGACGCGGCCTTCGCGGGCGAGTTCGCGGCGGCGACCTACGGTCTGGAGCCGCTGGTCACCGAGATCCACGACGCCGAGAACGCGGAGACCCGGTTCGTGCTCGTGGGCCGTCCGGCCCGCCCCTCGGCGCCGACCGGTGCGGACAAGACCTCGGTGGTCATCTGGATGGGGGAGGACCACCCCGGCGCCCTGCTGGAGCTGCTCCAGGAGTTCGCGGTGCGGGGGGTCAACCTGATGCTGATCCAGTCCCGCCCCACGGGCGCGGGCATCGGCAACTACTGCTTCGCGGTCGACGCGGAGGGCCACATCGCGGACCGCCGGGTGGGCGAGGCGCTGATGGGGCTGAAGCGGATCTGCCCGAAGGTGCGGTTCCTCGGCTCGTATCCGCGGGCGGGGGTGGCACGCCAGGACGTGCGGCCGCTGCGGGCGGGGACCTCGGACGCGGAATTCACCGCGGCGTCGGACTGGCTGGCCCGCTGCCAGGACGGCCGTACGGACATCTGA
- a CDS encoding ABC transporter permease: MYNPTVARLTYKAVLGRRRAAILFVLPALLLLIAVAVRMLNGVDDQVAADVLGGFALATMVPLIGVIAGTGSISPEIDDGSIVYLLSKPVKRPTIVFTKLIVAIAVTMAFSAVPTLLAGLILNGNGQQVAVAYTIAALVASIAYSALFLLLGTVSRHAVVIGLVYALVWETLFGSLVPGARTLSVQQWALSLAERVAGDGLVGSDVGLPAAVALLAGVTVAATWYAGQKLRTLTLAGEE; this comes from the coding sequence ATGTACAACCCCACAGTCGCCCGGCTCACCTACAAGGCCGTCCTCGGACGGCGCCGCGCCGCGATCCTCTTCGTGCTGCCCGCCCTGCTGCTGCTGATCGCCGTCGCGGTGCGCATGCTGAACGGGGTCGACGACCAGGTGGCCGCCGACGTCCTCGGCGGATTCGCGCTGGCCACGATGGTGCCGCTGATCGGTGTGATCGCGGGCACCGGGTCGATCAGCCCCGAGATCGACGACGGTTCGATCGTCTACCTGCTCTCCAAGCCCGTGAAGCGGCCGACGATCGTCTTCACCAAGCTGATCGTCGCGATCGCCGTGACCATGGCCTTCTCGGCGGTGCCCACCCTCCTCGCGGGCCTGATCCTCAACGGCAACGGCCAGCAGGTCGCGGTCGCCTACACGATCGCGGCGCTGGTCGCCTCGATCGCCTACAGCGCGCTGTTCCTGCTGCTCGGCACGGTCAGCCGGCACGCGGTCGTCATCGGCCTGGTCTACGCCCTGGTCTGGGAGACGCTGTTCGGCAGCCTGGTGCCCGGCGCGCGGACGCTCAGCGTCCAGCAGTGGGCGCTGTCGCTGGCCGAACGCGTCGCGGGTGACGGCCTGGTCGGCTCGGACGTCGGCCTGCCGGCGGCGGTGGCGCTGCTCGCCGGGGTGACGGTGGCCGCGACCTGGTACGCGGGCCAGAAGCTGCGCACCCTCACCCTCGCGGGCGAGGAGTAG
- a CDS encoding FadR/GntR family transcriptional regulator codes for MTALRTAGRTSLVDTVVDQLRAQLAEGAWSVGDRIPTEHELADRLGVGRNTVREAVRVLVHAGLLESRQGNGTFVRSTADPAAVLRHMRRADALEVLELRVALEAEAARLAAERHDPADLRRMRDALATVVAGGDRDADADVAFHLAVVEATHNSAFVEVYRFFSAQVHEVLVHALGDREMPPIDIAAHTALVDAVAGGDPAAAERAARDLLKVPIEAVRALTAHRTA; via the coding sequence GTGACCGCACTGCGGACCGCCGGACGCACATCCCTCGTCGACACCGTCGTCGACCAGCTCCGCGCCCAGCTCGCCGAGGGCGCCTGGTCCGTCGGCGACCGCATCCCGACCGAGCACGAGCTCGCGGACCGGCTCGGCGTCGGCCGCAACACGGTGCGCGAGGCCGTCCGGGTGCTCGTCCACGCCGGACTGCTGGAGTCCCGCCAGGGCAACGGCACCTTCGTGCGGTCCACCGCCGACCCCGCCGCCGTCCTGCGCCACATGCGCCGGGCCGACGCCCTGGAGGTGCTCGAACTGCGGGTCGCCCTGGAGGCCGAGGCAGCCCGGCTGGCCGCCGAGCGCCACGACCCGGCCGACCTGCGGCGGATGCGGGACGCGCTGGCGACCGTGGTGGCCGGGGGCGACCGGGACGCGGACGCCGATGTCGCCTTCCACCTCGCGGTCGTCGAGGCCACCCACAACTCCGCCTTCGTCGAGGTGTACCGCTTCTTCTCGGCCCAGGTGCACGAGGTGCTGGTGCACGCGCTCGGCGACCGGGAGATGCCGCCGATCGACATCGCCGCGCACACCGCCCTGGTCGACGCCGTCGCCGGCGGCGACCCGGCCGCCGCCGAGCGGGCCGCCCGCGACCTGCTGAAGGTCCCCATCGAGGCCGTGCGCGCGCTCACCGCCCACCGGACGGCCTGA